CTGGCGAGATCGTTCGGCCCGAACCTCTCAAGACGGGATGCGGCCTCATCCTCGGAGAGACCATCAGATCCGGAGTTCAGCAGCTTCAGAGCCTCTTCCGGCGGCAGAGCATGCCAGTTCGCCATAAGGCTGCAGTCTGCGATCGGTGGTATTAACCCTTGTGATCGCAGGATATCCGATGTCGATTCTCCTCACCAGCTCATCCCGCAGTGCAGCAAAGGATTAAGGGGGAGAAAAGCGAAAAACTGCAACGTATTGGGGGCGTGTGAATGGATCTGAAGGTGCCGCTTGATGTTCCAAGGAATGCCAGGGATGAGTACATAAGAAACTACACGGAGATCACGAGGGGCTCTGGCAGGCTGATGCTGTTTGCAGGCGATCAGAAGGTCGAGCATCTGAACGACGACTTCTACGGCCAGGGGATAGCAGAGGATGATGCGGATCCCGAGCATCTCTTCAGGATAGCCAGCCAGGGCAGGATAGGCGTCTTTGCGACGCAGCTGGGCCTGATTGCCAGATACGGCATGGACTATCCGGACGTTCCTTATCTGGTGAAGCTGAACTCCAAGACGAATCTGATAAAGACATCACAGGCAGATCCCCTGAGCAGGGCGTGGATTGATGTCCCTCAGGTCGTGGAGTTCAGAAGGGAGACAGGGCTCAGGATACTTGGCGTCGGCTACACGGTCTACCCCGGGAGCGAGCATGAGGCTGTGATGCTGAGAGAGGCGGCTCAGGTGGTGCATGAAG
This DNA window, taken from Methanothrix sp., encodes the following:
- a CDS encoding aldolase, coding for MDLKVPLDVPRNARDEYIRNYTEITRGSGRLMLFAGDQKVEHLNDDFYGQGIAEDDADPEHLFRIASQGRIGVFATQLGLIARYGMDYPDVPYLVKLNSKTNLIKTSQADPLSRAWIDVPQVVEFRRETGLRILGVGYTVYPGSEHEAVMLREAAQVVHEAHRHGLVVVLWMYPRGKAVKDEHDPHLIAGACGVAAALGSDFVKVNYPRAENPALAFREAVMAAGRTKVICAGGSSEDPDAFLRRLHDQIHISGASGNATGRNIHQKSLREAIRMCNAIYAITVENRSLDEALRILR